From Oscillospiraceae bacterium:
GCCTTTCTGAAAAAGAATTGATACAGCTCTGCTCTGAAATTCGGAAATTTCTTATTGATAATATTTCTAAAACAGGCGGACACCTTGCTTCAAATTTAGGTGTTGTTGAGCTGACCGTTGCCATTCTCAAGGTTTTTGATGTGCCCGAAGATAAAATAGTATGGGATGTGGGACATCAAAAAC
This genomic window contains:
- a CDS encoding 1-deoxy-D-xylulose-5-phosphate synthase is translated as MSILEKIENPSDVKSLSEKELIQLCSEIRKFLIDNISKTGGHLASNLGVVELTVAILKVFDVPEDKIVWDVGHQK